A region from the Aegilops tauschii subsp. strangulata cultivar AL8/78 chromosome 5, Aet v6.0, whole genome shotgun sequence genome encodes:
- the LOC141022770 gene encoding uncharacterized protein, with the protein MRGDPEWSGIEATIIRWFYQTVSKDIFHMVVACDVWAKINEFFGYHQDNSTIDEYCMRLKMLADELRDIGAKVSDDLMMSTLTAGLNEDFGNTASNLTLLPQPTFQRVVAYLKLEERRMTKLKQRVQHTALAAGTTRGGPAPPAAPRQPAPTGYYPLPPAPPAPPAPPQ; encoded by the exons ATGCGCGGCGATCCGGAGTGGTCTGGCATTGAGGCCACGATCATCCGTTGGTTCTACCAGACGGTCTCGAAGGACATCTTCCACATGGTCGTCGCCTGCGACGTGTGGGCCAAGATCAAC GAGTTCTTCGGCTATCACCAGGACAACTCCACCATCGACGAGTACTGCATGAGGCTCAAGATGCTCGCCGACGAGCTTCGTGACATCGGCGCTAAGGTCTCTGACGACCTCATGATGAGCACCCTCACCGCCGGTCTTAACGAGGACTTCGGCAACACGGCGTCCAACCTTACCCTGCTGCCGCAGCCCACTTTCCAGCGCGTCGTCGCGTACCTCAAACTTGAGGAGCGCCGGATGACGAAGCTGAAGCAGCGGGTCCAGCacaccgccctcgccgccggcaccACCCGCGGTGGCCCTGCTCCTCCGGCCGCACCCCGTCAGCCCGCGCCCACCGGCTACTACCCACTGCCGCCTGCACCGCCCGCGCCCCCCGCGCCTCCCCAATAG